The genomic window ATAAGGGTGGGGAGTGGATTGGCTTCTTTCCGGAGCGTTGTGGGCTCGGCTAGATACCCGAGCTTCACTACAGTGTGAATTATCAAGGCCCGCTGGCACCTTTTGCAGATGGAGGTGCATCCAGGTGGTGCATCAAGGGCAACACACGGTCGAGGGAGATTTGGGAACAAGTTGATAACGGGTAATAATATCTTTGGCATTTTGAGCATTACATCAGCTATAACACACAATCGAGGCTTGTGGATTAATAATCAATCCATGCAAGCTGAAGATACTTACAATGCAGGCCGAATAAGTAAAAGTAAGCCCCCCATTCAGTTGCGCTGTGTTGTCAAGATTCCAACCTCACAGCTTGGACACAAGACCTGCGTTCAGGTCTCTGATGACCTCGGCAGCGGCACGCTCACCGCTGCGAACGGCACCCTCCATGTAGCCCTTCCACTCGCCGGCAGTCTCGGCGCCAGCAAAGTGCAGGTTGCCGGCTTGTGCGCGCAGCCCGTCGCCACCCAGCGTGTCGAGCACGCCCGGAGAAAGTGCAGTGCACGGGCagccccagccagcccactgGTCGTCGCTCCACTCGTACAGGTTGAGCGACGCGAACTGGTCCGCCAGATTGCTCACGTCAAAGAGCTTGCCCAGCTGCTGCAACAAGGCAAGCTTCTTGTCGCAGGCCGCAAGCTTCGACCAGGCCATGCCCGGATCCGATGCCATAAAGCACGTCAAGATGTGCTTGTCGTCCGCCGGGCTTGAAGTATCTCGAACGACACTGGCAGGGCCGATGAAGGATTGGGCAAGGCCACAGAAGCCCCTTTCGACCCAAAAGGGTGTTTTAAACTGCATCATGGCCTTGGTGTAGTAGCCGTAGCTGAGGGACTCGGCCCAGACCCGCTTCACAGGGGGCAGGGGAGGGTGAAACAAGATGCTCTGCAGCGCAGGGCCCGGGACGGTGGTGATGACCTTGCGAGCCGAGTAGACGACACCACCTGCAGTCTGCACCTTTAATTCCCGTCCCACGTCTTCACCGACGATTGCACCGACGGGAGCGTTCAGACGGACCGTACCCTCGGGAAGCTGGGCAGCCATGGACTTGGCGAAAAACTGCGTCCCCTGGCGGACTCGCAGGTGCTGACCGCCGCCTTTGCGGTCGGAGCGCATCTGcagcaggccgccgccggacTTGCAGTAGTTGAGAAAGTACAAGGCCGAAACGTCCACGGGGTCCTGCCCCAGCATGGCTCGCGTCCACACCATGGCCGATGCCAGAGCCGCCGAGCTGGCGCCCCTGGACCGAAGGTAGGCCTCCATGGTCATTGAGTCGAGCTCCGTGTTCTCCGGCTTCCACGTGTCAAGAGCTTGGCAGTCGGCCTCACACATGTCTCTGATCTCCTCGGCGTTCCTTCTTGAAGCGGCATCGAACTATGTGCATGCATGACGGTTTTAGTCCAATTAGCGCCTTCAAACCCCCACTGCCCAGTTTTTTTAAATACCCATGCAGCATATCGCCATCAACTCACATgaggtagtagtagtagtagtagtagtattatttaacgccgggctcggcccggcttgttagccggccgttagcaacctcccgaggggtatctcggcgcgcgttctatcttctttatttacacagggggaaaacaaggagggcagaggcggatcgtgcctgaccgggttcgggcccggtcctgcttagggggttagttcactgacgcgaccccgtgcctaaggtgcacggagggttcgtctgacggcttgtgccgtgaagtgtgggtgaaaaggcagtaagtctattcctcgtcagagttcgagtcgtttacgatcggtgtccctaggcgtaaagtgcgttcgtggcgcgcggggcgctggcgggccgctctggggcgggcgctgaagtagttggtggctatcgaaaacgcctcaaagcttttcggttgcccgaggcttgtctggaagaatttgcggcgttgggcgcggtctggcggcccgaccggccggtcgttgtcaggccacggccagtttctccacaccgcccgcgaaaagcggcagtgcaccgggtgttcaggggaggtccgcttccagcaccaggcacacgaggtgtttgcatcctggtggttgaaacggtcatggtaggctttgaaatcgccgtggccggtcctcatggccaagtaatggcccagtaggggtcttggcaaacgcagttcctcgggctcctttctcggtgtgtattggaatttccattccctatatgcgggggaccgttcacagagttctttacgccaccagtccttctctatattcgaaagaatggctctgaggaccgtgccggcaccgctatacgtggtttgctgagccctcgggtctgggtccggcggtccggcggagccggccttggccagctcgtcagcccggtcgtttcccgggattccctggtgcccagggcaccaacggacccgaacctcggtaccttgttttcggagtagatcgacaaggttatggaactccagaaaggcccattgggacgaacgcggcgcgtcgcctctaagaccccaaataaccgaggtgctgtccacacaaatccagatccgggcgcctggctgggccttggctgccgcctgtagcccttttagggcgccaatcgcctcggcgtcgaaaacgtggctttccggcgtaatagatgcggagcctgcggcaaattccaggcccgccctaaaagcggcccatccgtaccctatttggacgcagttgttttcgtgtttttccgaaccatccgtatataccacgatatcgtcaggtgataccatgtccagccattcgataaagcggcgggccgcttcctctttcgggactcctccggtggggtcagtgcgagaatccggggcattgcgaggtgcgcgcaactctagtctccggatccgcgggagaagttgtgcagccgtttgcagggtcgtggccgaatggcccgagttgcgggcacgaggtgtttcacgcaggcggctgacaagggggtgccccttgtccgcgagccttagtcgggcgccgtatttcaggcgggtgtaggccagcgcgacgcgggccgagggtagtcctgcgtccctgagaacagtggacgagggggtggttttatacgccgggaggattgcccgtgccgctaaaaccagcggtttgtttaaTGCTttaaggagtcctctttgcttgtgcgctgggttgtaccatgcctcggctgcgtaggtggccgaggaacccacgcatgccaccgctgccttgcgaagtgcagccgcaggcggtccgtatcttactgccccaaagctcttgaggtgggcagcgaccgccattgctttggcagccctttcggccacgtggcggcgcccgtctagccgttggctgaaccaaaaaccaagccaacgcatgcccgggtagcgctcggccccggaggcgctttgtccgcgtcgaccgcccggtagttggaccggggtaaccgttctaccattaatccggatttccgggttgcgaccgtgccttttcttagtaatatggatcacctctgtcttttccgctgcaaaatggatcttctcttccgccgcaatttcgtgcatatcccggagtttatcttccagccaacgtacgttttcctccaacgagggtgacgatttccatgtaagcacgtcgtctgcgtatgccaaccgccacttcgtaccgtttttgacgagatacgccaaatatagcatatataggatcggggaaaggggagacccttgcggggtgccgcacccaagccgcctaaagcccgtggtcgtaccctccagccggactcgggcctggcggccgcttaaaaagttaatcacgaacctgaggagcattttactaaacccgaggctccgcattttccgtattaatcgcccatggaggagggcgtcgaaggcgccttggacgtcgcatgcgacaagggtgacttcctccccgcgagctagagcctgctcgatatcgtgggcgagggcacaaaccagatccgtcgccgatcgtttgggtagggcaccgccgtgggtgcagctaaggagcccgttgtcgtgtatggcccaagctatccggcgtgcaacgagcctctcgaggccttttccgatgcaggagaggagggctataggccgccaggatcgaacgctgctccggtctttcttccccgttttcggtagcatcgcgacttcggccttcttccaaggcgctgggaaatgtccgagttccaggcaacgttggtagagcctgcgcaccggctcggccaacgaagcccatccggcttttagtagccggacggttattccgtcgatgcccggggacgtgctcgtaaccccaatgcaggagcgctccgcctcttccgcactaacctgggtgtcccaagggattttagcctcgtccggcgaccaggcctccaaggggtctccctgcaggtcatcctccgccgaaaatcggccaagcacctcccgttgcagtgcttccgcttttgctaaaggctcgctcacttgctcgccgttaataaccagcggcggggaccggaggcgtggtccggctcccagccagcccaccatgttccacaaatccttatcgtcgcgcagttggtcgatccggtgcctccagtactcccgcttcgcggcccgcacccctttcgtataggctttttcctcggcagaggcgtctgccctatttacagcgctccgtttaacccgctggaattcggaccagagccgctggcagttttcggtccaccagggagccgagctgtccctttttcccgccggcgtacccacgacccacgtcacttgctcccataaagttgtaaattcagctacccacgcgtccaatgcgtagccatcggccgcggatcccgggtccggcatgtcttgcatgccaaaagcaagtagctccgcgaactttggtaaccggtcgtccctaaccgaaacgttgatcgcctccgggcggggggcgccgcgcgtccgcagcgtggtataaagggattcgtggtcggagcctgtgtaaagactgctgtcaaccacagttattgtgctggggaggttggaaaagaccatatccagtaaacccccgtcgcggtgggtgggcacgccgatatttcctgtaaaactcatcccctgggcttgcgcccatgccgtcagttggtcccctccgcgtgcgtctgcgcggcccggctggtatgcagcagccgctacgttaaaatcgccgcctagcaccgtgggtccatttggcacggtattgcataccatttccagcgcggcttcagtgcccggagccctatatacgttaacaaacaatattccgttaatttcgagccagagtatgtcccgcgtattttggccctgcggtagccgtcgttgtgcggcccttagggctgcccccttcttgacgtaggtgagcacccggggccggagcccagttatggcttcgtaagtgttggcgtgccattcgtccactggcgcaaaaacatcatagcccgggtgcgtttgtgtagtcgtatttagcccgcaccatggctcttgaacgttaaccaggtccacctttctctggtggcacaactccaataggctcagatgcacacccatccttttacctacgttggcccaaactacgtcgaggcattcccgctgcatattgccgagcgagtatttcgtcatattaatcgacgggttgcttccaagtctatcccatcagcggggcaaggttcggcagccgctgcgtcctcctccatttcggctgcccaaacgatttcgtcgtgcacgcgttcctgttcaacctgcaggaagttacggatgtccgcccctgccgcctcgcatggccgcgctcttttgtttgaaatgctcgatcgggagctcgaggtttgcgaatgctgcgataaggtgcttaggaccgggattgcaggtgctggctctcggcgggccgtttcggcccggtcgttgataatcgcggcacggttggcacgtccgattctgcgaatccccttaagtttacgctgtgaaggtcgttcaagcttcccatttaccaccaaaggtcgggcagggcaattctcatgtccggatgggaaatggccgtggcaattaacgcatttgggggctgccttgcacggctcttcctctgtcgcatgttttgcttcaccacatatgccgcaacgcgcttgccgtacgcagcgacgtatttcgcaatatc from Pyricularia oryzae 70-15 chromosome 4, whole genome shotgun sequence includes these protein-coding regions:
- a CDS encoding flavin-containing amine oxidase, with the translated sequence MCEADCQALDTWKPENTELDSMTMEAYLRSRGASSAALASAMVWTRAMLGQDPVDVSALYFLNYCKSGGGLLQMRSDRKGGGQHLRVRQGTQFFAKSMAAQLPEGTVRLNAPVGAIVGEDVGRELKVQTAGGVVYSARKVITTVPGPALQSILFHPPLPPVKRVWAESLSYGYYTKAMMQFKTPFWVERGFCGLAQSFIGPASVVRDTSSPADDKHILTCFMASDPGMAWSKLAACDKKLALLQQLGKLFDVSNLADQFASLNLYEWSDDQWAGWGCPCTALSPGVLDTLGGDGLRAQAGNLHFAGAETAGEWKGYMEGAVRSGERAAAEVIRDLNAGLVSKL